One Calderihabitans maritimus DNA segment encodes these proteins:
- a CDS encoding DUF6504 family protein — protein sequence MSRLINKPVIVRCSPDGKPQGFFWRKQWFPVQNILECWKETGCWWKGEKEKYFYRLLAGNNGLYEIYREENNQKWFLYRIYD from the coding sequence TTGAGCAGGTTGATTAACAAACCTGTAATCGTAAGATGTAGCCCTGACGGAAAACCCCAGGGCTTTTTCTGGCGCAAACAGTGGTTCCCGGTGCAAAATATCTTAGAATGCTGGAAAGAAACTGGTTGCTGGTGGAAGGGGGAGAAAGAAAAATATTTCTACCGCCTGCTGGCCGGAAATAACGGCCTCTACGAAATCTACCGGGAAGAAAACAACCAAAAATGGTTCCTCTATCGCATCTACGATTGA